The Candidatus Omnitrophota bacterium genome has a segment encoding these proteins:
- the ilvC gene encoding ketol-acid reductoisomerase — protein MAKIYYDKDADLNILKGKKVAVIGYGIQGRGQSLNLRDSGVDVIVSELPNTPNYEQAVKDGFKPVSAEEASAAGDIIQILTQDHLQAKIYKDAIAKNMTKGKSLVFSHGFNIRFKQIKPSKKIDVFMIAPKGPGALVRRMYEEGKGVPCLVAVYQDATGNAMKTALAYAKGIGGTRAGVIETTFDEETETDLFGEQAVLCGGASELIKAGFDTLLEAGYQPEIAYFEVLHELKLITDLIQETGISGMRRRVSNTACYGDISRGKRIITERTRKEMKKILKEIKSGKFAREWIKENEEGRPNFNSIMKKEDDHPIEKVGAALRKMMPWMK, from the coding sequence ATGGCGAAGATATATTATGACAAGGACGCGGACCTGAATATCCTGAAAGGGAAGAAGGTCGCGGTGATAGGGTACGGTATCCAGGGGCGCGGGCAGAGCCTTAACCTGAGGGATTCGGGAGTGGATGTCATAGTAAGCGAACTTCCCAACACCCCAAATTATGAACAGGCGGTGAAGGACGGATTCAAGCCCGTCTCTGCGGAAGAGGCATCGGCGGCAGGTGACATCATCCAGATACTTACCCAGGACCATCTTCAGGCAAAGATATATAAAGATGCCATCGCGAAGAATATGACGAAGGGCAAGTCCCTCGTCTTTTCGCACGGGTTCAATATACGTTTCAAGCAGATAAAGCCCTCGAAGAAGATAGATGTCTTCATGATCGCGCCAAAGGGGCCCGGCGCTCTCGTGCGCAGGATGTACGAGGAGGGGAAGGGGGTGCCGTGTCTTGTGGCGGTCTACCAGGATGCCACAGGGAATGCCATGAAGACGGCCCTGGCGTACGCCAAGGGTATCGGCGGTACCAGGGCAGGGGTCATCGAGACGACATTTGACGAAGAGACGGAGACGGACCTCTTCGGCGAGCAGGCGGTGCTGTGCGGCGGTGCCAGCGAACTGATCAAGGCAGGGTTCGATACTCTGCTGGAGGCAGGTTACCAGCCGGAGATAGCATATTTTGAGGTCCTGCATGAGCTCAAACTGATAACCGATCTTATACAGGAGACGGGCATAAGCGGTATGAGGCGCAGGGTCTCCAATACTGCCTGCTATGGAGACATCTCCCGCGGGAAACGCATAATAACAGAGCGCACACGCAAGGAGATGAAGAAGATACTGAAAGAGATAAAGAGCGGTAAATTCGCCCGCGAGTGGATAAAGGAGAATGAAGAGGGCAGGCCGAACTTCAACAGCATAATGAAAAAGGAAGACGATCATCCGATAGAGAAGGTAGGGGCGGCATTGAGGAAGATGATGCCGTGGATGAAATAA
- a CDS encoding shikimate kinase, whose translation MKNIILIGFMGTGKTTIATALARKLNMRYISTDDLIEKEEKCTINEIFTRQGEGYFREVESRIIAQVSGMENVVIDAGGGAVMREENIANMKSNGLVVCLTADEETIMKRTKKYKHRPLLNVEDPKRKIRDLLAKRGPFYARADFTVDTGSLTIRQAVDRIAEMVTRAPEETKE comes from the coding sequence TTGAAGAACATTATACTCATAGGATTCATGGGAACGGGGAAGACGACGATCGCCACGGCGCTCGCGCGCAAGCTCAATATGCGTTATATCTCTACCGATGACCTCATTGAGAAAGAGGAGAAGTGTACCATAAACGAGATATTCACCCGGCAGGGAGAGGGGTATTTCAGGGAGGTCGAGAGCCGTATCATAGCGCAGGTCTCCGGCATGGAGAACGTCGTTATAGACGCCGGCGGCGGCGCGGTCATGCGGGAAGAGAACATCGCGAATATGAAGTCTAACGGCCTCGTCGTATGTCTCACAGCGGACGAAGAGACGATAATGAAGAGGACGAAGAAGTACAAACACAGGCCTCTTCTCAACGTGGAAGACCCGAAGCGCAAGATAAGGGATCTCCTCGCCAAGCGCGGGCCGTTCTACGCGAGGGCGGACTTCACCGTCGATACGGGCTCTCTCACAATACGCCAGGCGGTGGACAGGATAGCGGAGATGGTGACCAGGGCCCCGGAGGAGACAAAGGAATGA
- a CDS encoding prepilin peptidase → MVNLFVFVIGAVVGSFLNVCIYRLPKGQSIVMPPSHCPKCGTRIAWYDNIPFVSYLLLKGRCRACSQAISFRYFLVELIAAALITALFLKFGLNERFFAYSLLTSALIIATFVDLEIEEIPDEVTISVFAAGIIFSALFPSLFGESVKWRGLLQSLAGALAGGGAIYLTGVLGEMVFKKEAMGGGDVKLMAMAGAFLGWELVILAFFIAPFFGSITGIIMKIKRGAETIPYGPYLSLAVLIAIFFGERIIGMLFYGV, encoded by the coding sequence ATGGTTAATCTATTCGTATTCGTTATAGGGGCGGTGGTGGGGAGTTTCCTCAACGTATGTATATACCGCCTTCCGAAAGGCCAATCGATAGTGATGCCGCCTTCCCACTGTCCGAAGTGCGGTACAAGGATAGCCTGGTATGACAACATACCGTTCGTCAGCTATCTGTTGCTGAAAGGAAGATGCAGGGCATGCAGCCAGGCGATATCTTTCAGGTATTTTCTTGTAGAGCTCATTGCCGCGGCGCTCATAACGGCGTTATTTTTGAAATTCGGCTTAAACGAGAGGTTCTTTGCATATTCACTCTTAACGTCAGCTCTTATAATAGCCACATTCGTCGATCTCGAGATCGAAGAGATACCGGATGAGGTGACGATATCCGTCTTTGCGGCGGGCATAATATTCTCGGCATTATTCCCGTCCCTTTTCGGCGAGAGCGTCAAGTGGCGCGGCCTTTTGCAGTCCCTGGCAGGCGCCTTAGCCGGCGGAGGGGCGATATACCTCACGGGAGTTCTGGGTGAGATGGTATTCAAAAAAGAGGCGATGGGCGGCGGAGACGTTAAGTTGATGGCGATGGCGGGGGCATTCCTCGGGTGGGAGCTTGTGATCCTCGCATTTTTCATAGCGCCGTTCTTCGGTTCGATAACCGGTATCATCATGAAGATAAAACGCGGGGCGGAGACGATACCGTACGGTCCGTATCTTTCATTAGCCGTGCTCATAGCTATATTTTTCGGGGAAAGAATAATCGGGATGTTGTTCTACGGAGTTTAA
- the aroC gene encoding chorismate synthase yields the protein MLRYLTAGESHGKCMLTIIDGMPAGLRIDERAINDELARRMSGYGRGKRMRIESDKVEILSGMRRGLTIGSPIALMIKNVDQSIERLPAVLEPRPGHADLGGVLKYGFRDARNVLERASARETVARVAAGAAARSLLKEFGIRVGSHVIMIGPVESDARGMSLGKIITMSERSIVRCADPDAARLMCAEIDNALKAGDTLGGVFEIIIEGVPPGLGSYTQWDRRIDANLARAVMSIQAVKGVSFGIGFEVARRRGSIVHDEIFYDKRDGFCRRTNNAGGIEGGMTNGEAIVMQAVMKPISTLRKPLSSVNIKTKAAFKAAVERSDICAVPSAGVIGEAVSALEVANAMTEKFGGDSIAEMKRNYEGYLEQVKRT from the coding sequence ATGCTACGATATTTGACCGCAGGTGAATCGCACGGCAAGTGCATGCTCACCATAATCGACGGCATGCCCGCGGGATTGCGCATAGATGAGAGAGCGATAAATGACGAACTCGCAAGGCGCATGTCCGGATATGGCCGCGGTAAGAGGATGCGCATAGAGTCGGATAAGGTGGAGATATTATCCGGCATGCGCAGGGGTCTCACCATCGGCAGCCCCATAGCCCTGATGATAAAGAATGTCGACCAGTCGATAGAGAGACTGCCCGCGGTGCTGGAGCCGAGGCCGGGCCATGCCGATCTCGGGGGTGTGCTTAAGTACGGTTTCCGGGACGCCAGGAACGTGCTTGAGAGGGCAAGCGCCCGCGAAACGGTGGCGCGGGTGGCGGCTGGAGCGGCAGCCAGGTCTCTCCTGAAAGAGTTCGGTATCAGGGTAGGGAGCCACGTTATAATGATAGGGCCCGTGGAGTCCGACGCCAGAGGCATGTCACTCGGCAAGATCATCACGATGTCGGAGCGTTCGATCGTCCGTTGTGCGGACCCCGATGCGGCGCGTCTTATGTGCGCGGAGATAGATAACGCTCTCAAGGCGGGTGATACGCTGGGCGGCGTCTTTGAGATCATAATAGAGGGTGTCCCCCCGGGATTGGGCAGTTACACGCAGTGGGACAGGCGTATCGACGCAAATCTCGCGCGCGCCGTCATGTCCATCCAGGCCGTAAAGGGTGTCAGCTTCGGCATAGGGTTCGAAGTCGCCAGGCGCAGGGGCTCGATAGTGCATGACGAGATATTCTATGATAAGAGAGACGGTTTCTGCAGGAGGACCAATAACGCCGGCGGTATAGAGGGCGGTATGACTAACGGCGAAGCTATCGTAATGCAGGCAGTGATGAAGCCGATATCGACGCTCAGGAAGCCCCTTTCCAGCGTTAATATAAAGACGAAGGCCGCCTTCAAGGCGGCGGTGGAGCGTTCGGATATATGCGCCGTGCCTTCGGCGGGCGTTATCGGTGAAGCGGTTTCGGCGCTTGAGGTCGCCAATGCGATGACGGAGAAGTTCGGCGGCGATTCTATCGCTGAGATGAAGAGGAATTATGAAGGGTATTTGGAGCAGGTGAAGAGGACGTAA
- the aroE gene encoding shikimate dehydrogenase yields the protein MTSKIYGIIGHPVKHSLSPAMQNAAFRASGIDAEYRTFDVAPHELEDFLGSLDKEQISGINVTIPHKIGAKDYIARHGVLDENAKRLGAVNTIKVTGSKPEGFNTDGPGFYRSLVEELKFEPEGKTILILGAGGAATAVTMYLGNGPKEIFIYDVDGKRCEDLKAHYSGYYGVERLHIVKGSLERAIEGADLLINATPVGMKEGDPSPVDKDLLHTGLYVYDLVYNRKTTALVAEATKAKLHALTGTGMLLYQGAIAFEIWTGKKAPVGVMRRALREELSKQS from the coding sequence ATGACAAGTAAGATCTACGGAATAATAGGCCATCCGGTAAAGCATTCGCTGTCACCGGCGATGCAGAATGCGGCTTTCCGCGCCTCCGGCATCGACGCCGAGTACCGGACCTTCGATGTCGCACCCCACGAGCTTGAAGATTTCCTCGGATCTCTCGATAAGGAACAGATATCCGGCATCAACGTCACCATACCGCATAAGATAGGGGCAAAGGATTATATAGCCAGGCACGGCGTGCTGGACGAGAACGCGAAACGCCTCGGCGCCGTCAATACCATAAAGGTCACCGGCAGTAAGCCGGAAGGGTTCAATACGGACGGTCCGGGCTTCTACCGGTCTCTGGTGGAGGAGTTGAAGTTCGAGCCGGAGGGCAAGACGATACTGATACTGGGCGCGGGCGGCGCGGCGACGGCCGTTACCATGTATCTGGGGAACGGCCCGAAAGAGATATTCATATATGATGTCGACGGAAAGAGATGCGAAGACCTGAAGGCCCATTACAGCGGGTATTACGGCGTTGAGCGGCTGCATATAGTCAAAGGGTCTCTTGAGCGGGCCATAGAAGGGGCGGATCTCTTGATAAACGCTACCCCTGTGGGGATGAAGGAAGGGGATCCGTCGCCGGTTGATAAGGATCTTTTACATACGGGGTTATATGTATATGATCTTGTATATAACCGTAAGACGACCGCGCTTGTAGCCGAAGCGACAAAAGCGAAACTCCATGCCCTTACCGGGACAGGTATGCTCCTGTATCAGGGCGCTATTGCTTTCGAGATATGGACAGGGAAGAAGGCGCCGGTCGGTGTGATGCGCAGAGCGCTGAGGGAAGAGCTGAGTAAGCAAAGTTAG
- the ilvN gene encoding acetolactate synthase small subunit: MKHTISVLVENKFGVLARVAGLFSARGYNIDSLAVGETEDPAVSRMTIVVEGDEKTLEQIKKQLNKLIDIIKVVDFKEGEFVDRELVMVKVSVTAKNRKEAIEAIDSVGARVVNAGARSISAEAVGDHNKIHALLELLRPFGMMEVVRTGRIAMSIEDKGLKADGKPEVNE, encoded by the coding sequence GTGAAACATACGATATCGGTATTGGTTGAGAATAAGTTCGGTGTGCTCGCGCGGGTCGCGGGGCTCTTCAGCGCGCGCGGGTATAATATCGATTCGCTCGCGGTCGGAGAGACGGAAGACCCGGCCGTATCGCGTATGACCATAGTCGTCGAAGGCGACGAAAAGACGCTTGAGCAGATAAAGAAGCAGCTGAATAAGCTGATCGATATAATAAAGGTGGTCGATTTTAAGGAGGGTGAGTTCGTGGACAGGGAACTCGTTATGGTCAAAGTGTCCGTCACCGCCAAGAACCGGAAAGAAGCGATAGAGGCGATAGATTCTGTAGGCGCCAGGGTAGTCAACGCCGGTGCCAGGTCTATAAGCGCGGAGGCGGTCGGCGACCATAATAAGATCCATGCGCTGCTTGAGCTGTTGCGTCCTTTCGGTATGATGGAGGTGGTCAGGACCGGCAGGATAGCTATGAGCATAGAGGACAAGGGGCTGAAGGCAGACGGCAAGCCCGAGGTAAACGAGTGA
- the ilvB gene encoding biosynthetic-type acetolactate synthase large subunit codes for MKMTGAKILIECFKKEGVEVIFGYPGGQVLAVFDQLYDAPIRFILTRHEQGAAHAADGYARVTGKPGVCIVTSGPGATNLVTGIATAYMDSIPMVAITGQVKSFLIGNDAFQEADITGITRPITKHNYLVEDVKDLAGIVKEAFHIATTGRPGPVLIDLPSDIQVQETEFHYPEKVDIRGYKPTYVGHPGQIKRAKKAIEDSKRPLLYVGGGAIISGASAEIFELATKNEIPVTMTLLGLGAFPQTHKLSLGMLGMHGTAYANYAIMESDLIIAVGARFDDRVTGKLDAFAPHAKVIHIDIDPASVSKNVDVDIPIVGDAKTILAKLVKTVKKTDTKEWVKRIDDWKKKHPLFYKDDDKLRPQYIIEEIWKATGGEAIIATEVGQNQMWAAQFYKFIKPRTMLSSGGLGTMGYGFPAAIGAQLGDPKAAVFDIAGDGSIQMNIQELATAVINKLPVKVAILNNSCLGMVRQWQELFYKKRYSQTCFDGGCPDFVKLAASYGACGIRVTKKEEVRPAIEKALKTDNVVFLDFHVEKEENVFPMVPAGEAINKMIGGGLA; via the coding sequence ATGAAAATGACAGGCGCAAAGATACTGATAGAGTGCTTCAAGAAAGAGGGGGTCGAAGTGATATTCGGCTATCCCGGGGGCCAGGTGCTGGCCGTTTTCGACCAGCTGTATGATGCCCCGATAAGATTTATCCTGACGCGGCATGAGCAGGGTGCGGCGCACGCGGCCGACGGATATGCGCGCGTTACCGGGAAACCGGGGGTCTGCATCGTGACCTCAGGCCCCGGCGCGACTAACCTTGTCACGGGCATAGCGACCGCTTACATGGACTCCATCCCGATGGTGGCGATAACCGGACAGGTGAAGTCGTTCTTGATAGGGAATGACGCATTCCAGGAAGCCGATATCACCGGCATAACGAGGCCTATAACTAAGCATAACTATCTTGTGGAGGACGTCAAGGACCTCGCCGGGATAGTGAAAGAGGCGTTCCATATAGCTACGACCGGCAGGCCCGGCCCTGTGCTCATAGACCTCCCGTCCGATATCCAGGTCCAGGAGACGGAATTCCACTATCCGGAAAAGGTCGATATACGCGGGTATAAACCTACTTACGTTGGCCACCCCGGGCAGATAAAGAGGGCCAAAAAGGCGATCGAGGACTCGAAGAGGCCTCTTCTCTATGTTGGGGGCGGCGCTATAATATCAGGCGCTTCCGCTGAGATATTCGAGCTTGCGACCAAAAACGAGATACCCGTGACGATGACGCTGCTGGGTCTCGGCGCATTCCCGCAGACGCATAAGCTTTCGCTCGGGATGCTCGGCATGCACGGTACCGCTTACGCGAACTATGCTATCATGGAGTCCGACCTCATCATAGCGGTCGGCGCGCGGTTCGATGACAGGGTGACCGGTAAGCTCGATGCGTTCGCGCCGCATGCCAAGGTCATACATATAGACATAGACCCGGCAAGCGTCTCCAAGAATGTCGATGTCGATATCCCCATAGTAGGGGACGCTAAGACCATCCTTGCGAAACTTGTGAAGACGGTGAAGAAGACGGATACTAAGGAGTGGGTCAAGAGGATAGATGACTGGAAGAAGAAACATCCCCTCTTCTATAAAGACGACGATAAGCTCCGCCCCCAATACATCATTGAGGAGATATGGAAGGCGACCGGGGGAGAGGCGATCATAGCAACGGAGGTGGGCCAGAACCAGATGTGGGCCGCCCAGTTCTATAAGTTCATAAAGCCCAGGACGATGTTATCCTCGGGCGGCCTGGGGACCATGGGGTATGGATTCCCCGCGGCCATAGGCGCGCAGCTCGGGGATCCCAAGGCGGCCGTCTTCGATATAGCCGGCGACGGTTCCATACAGATGAATATACAGGAGCTCGCGACGGCGGTCATCAATAAGCTGCCGGTGAAGGTCGCGATACTCAATAACTCATGCCTGGGGATGGTGAGGCAATGGCAGGAGCTCTTTTATAAGAAGCGCTACTCCCAGACCTGTTTCGATGGCGGATGCCCCGACTTTGTGAAGCTGGCGGCCAGTTACGGTGCCTGCGGCATACGCGTTACCAAAAAAGAAGAGGTGCGCCCCGCCATAGAGAAGGCGCTTAAGACCGACAACGTCGTCTTTCTGGACTTTCATGTCGAGAAAGAGGAGAACGTCTTTCCGATGGTGCCGGCAGGAGAGGCGATCAATAAGATGATAGGCGGAGGGCTGGCGTAG
- a CDS encoding 2-isopropylmalate synthase codes for MGKIIIFDTTLRDGEQSPGASLNINEKLEIARELAVLGVDVIEAGFPISSPGDFEAVKAVARHVKGPVICGLARCIEKDIDAAVNAVKHSARPRVHLFLATSKIHMKYKLKKAEDEILRLAVASTKYAKSRCADIEFSPEDASRTEREFLYKVVGAVIDAGATTVNIPDTVGYATPFEFADLIRGIKENVPNIDRCVISVHCHNDLGLGVANSLAAVLNGAGQVECTMNGLGERAGNASLEEIVMTIKTRSDIFRGIHTDVNTKHIYKVSRLVSKLTGMPVQPNKAIVGSNAFAHESGIHQDGILKERITYEIMKPEDVGFEESKIVLGKHSGRHAFVERLKRLGIDLAKEQVDEAFERFKKLADKKKEIFDEDLETIIDEEISKIPEKFKLVHFHVSSGDEVKPTANVTLRFNGKNTDSVSSGDGPVDACYKAIDKIAGIGGKLLDYQIRSVTSGKDALGEVLVKIGSKGRVVSGRGASTDIIEASIKAYINAANKLVRGK; via the coding sequence ATGGGAAAGATAATAATATTCGATACGACATTGAGGGATGGTGAGCAGTCGCCCGGGGCGAGCTTGAATATAAACGAGAAGCTCGAGATCGCCAGGGAGCTCGCCGTTTTGGGTGTAGACGTGATCGAGGCGGGTTTTCCTATCTCGAGCCCGGGCGATTTCGAGGCGGTGAAGGCCGTCGCCAGGCATGTGAAGGGGCCCGTGATCTGCGGCCTGGCCCGGTGCATCGAAAAGGATATAGATGCCGCCGTCAACGCGGTAAAGCACTCTGCGCGGCCGCGCGTCCATCTCTTCCTCGCCACGTCGAAGATACACATGAAGTATAAATTGAAGAAGGCCGAAGACGAGATATTACGCCTTGCGGTAGCGTCCACAAAGTACGCAAAGTCCAGATGCGCCGATATAGAATTCTCTCCGGAAGACGCGTCCCGCACGGAGAGGGAGTTCCTCTATAAAGTGGTCGGGGCGGTAATAGACGCAGGGGCGACAACGGTGAACATACCCGATACGGTAGGGTATGCCACGCCTTTTGAATTCGCCGATCTTATCAGGGGCATAAAAGAGAACGTCCCGAATATCGATAGATGCGTCATAAGCGTACACTGCCATAATGACCTTGGGCTGGGCGTGGCAAATTCTCTCGCGGCCGTCCTGAACGGCGCAGGCCAGGTCGAGTGCACCATGAACGGGCTCGGGGAACGCGCGGGTAACGCTTCGCTTGAAGAGATAGTCATGACGATAAAGACGAGGTCCGATATCTTCCGGGGCATCCATACGGATGTGAATACGAAGCATATATACAAGGTGAGCCGGCTCGTTTCTAAGCTGACGGGGATGCCTGTACAGCCGAACAAGGCCATCGTCGGTTCCAACGCGTTCGCGCACGAATCCGGGATACACCAGGACGGCATATTGAAGGAACGCATAACCTACGAGATCATGAAGCCGGAGGATGTCGGTTTCGAAGAGTCGAAGATAGTGCTCGGCAAACATTCGGGAAGACATGCCTTCGTCGAGCGGCTCAAGCGCCTGGGCATAGACCTCGCAAAAGAGCAGGTAGATGAGGCGTTCGAAAGGTTCAAAAAATTGGCGGACAAGAAGAAAGAGATCTTCGACGAGGACCTCGAGACGATAATAGACGAGGAGATAAGCAAGATCCCGGAGAAGTTCAAGCTCGTCCATTTTCATGTGTCGTCCGGGGACGAGGTCAAGCCGACCGCGAACGTCACGCTCAGGTTCAACGGCAAGAATACGGACTCCGTTTCGAGCGGCGACGGCCCGGTCGACGCCTGCTATAAGGCGATCGACAAGATCGCCGGGATCGGCGGAAAGCTCCTCGACTATCAGATACGATCCGTCACAAGCGGGAAGGACGCGCTCGGTGAGGTTTTGGTCAAGATAGGGTCCAAGGGAAGGGTCGTTTCGGGAAGAGGGGCGAGCACCGACATCATAGAGGCAAGCATCAAGGCGTACATAAATGCCGCGAACAAACTCGTCCGCGGAAAATGA